GAGGCGGTCTTCGCCCCGGCGGACGACCGTCCGGGAGGGCCGGGCTGGCTGCTCACCTATGTCTACGACGCCTCCACGGACACCAGCGATCTCGTCGTACTCGACGCGGAGGACATATCAGCCGACCCGGTCGCCACGGTCCATCTCCCGCAGCGAGTGCCGTACGGCTTCCATGGCAACTGGCTGCCCGATCCGGTCAGTTGACGGCAACCAAGGGCGCGGCGGGGGACCGCGCACCGCCTGATCCTTGACAACTCAAGACTGGGTATGTACGAGGGCGCGGGCGGGTTGCGGGGGAAGAGCGCCCGCGCGTCGGCTCAGGGCTGGTTGCCGGCCTGGTGCTGGGTGTGGGTGTGGGTGTCGGCGGCGGCCGCATCCACCGGAGATGCGGTCCCGCTTCCGTCCGCCGGCGCGGCCTCGCTCCCCCACCCCGATGCAGTCCCTCCTCCGCGCGCCGCCAGGGCGTCCATGGTGCGGGCCTGCACCTCCCGGTGTGCGGCGGCGGCGATGAAGGCGGCCGCGTTCTCCGCGCCCACGAGATCCCGCACGGCCTGCACGGCCTCGGCGGGGAGCAGCACCGCCTCGGGCACCACCGCCGGGCCGGTCACGGTACGGGGGGCCGCGACCGGCCCGGGGGCGGCCGGAACTGCCTCCGCCACTGCTTCCGCCTTCGTCACTGCCTCTGCCGCTGTCCCTGCCTTTGTCACTGGCTCGGCTTCTGTCACTGGCTGGGCCTCTGCCGGTAGTGCCTCGCTGAGGTGATGGTGCAGGTACCGGGTGGCCAGGGTGCGCATGGCGCGGGCGAGTTCGGCGTCGATGGTCTGCTGGGCCAGAGGGCGCAGCCGGCGTACGAGGGCGGCGGCCTCCGCAGCCTCGGCATCGGTGGGCGGATGGTCAAGGAAGGGCTGGAAGACATGCTCGGCGGTGAAGTCCAGAAAGCGGGAGGCGATGTGCTCGACCTGGCCGCGCAGTTCCCGCAGATGACCGGAGATCGCCAGGAGCGGGACGCCGGC
This Streptomyces decoyicus DNA region includes the following protein-coding sequences:
- a CDS encoding MerR family transcriptional regulator codes for the protein MTEQPPTAEYRIEDLAHLSGATVRTIRAYQDRGLLPRPERRGRANVYGETHLARLRQIADLLDRGYTLASIKELLAAWDAGLDLGGVLGLVAEIDGPWTDEEASRISRPDLDAAFGGTSDEEAIAEAVELGVLERIPGKDDEFLVPSPQELAVAAELHSAGVPLLAISGHLRELRGQVEHIASRFLDFTAEHVFQPFLDHPPTDAEAAEAAALVRRLRPLAQQTIDAELARAMRTLATRYLHHHLSEALPAEAQPVTEAEPVTKAGTAAEAVTKAEAVAEAVPAAPGPVAAPRTVTGPAVVPEAVLLPAEAVQAVRDLVGAENAAAFIAAAAHREVQARTMDALAARGGGTASGWGSEAAPADGSGTASPVDAAAADTHTHTQHQAGNQP